AGCTGATTATAGCAACCGGAGTATTTGTTACTAGTATTATTATTGGAAACAAAGGGAGTGGAGAAAAGAGtttatgaaaagaaaaaaaacgtcaCAATGCCAAATGGAGCATACATCAACTAGTGATGGAAAAGATAGCATGTGGGTGAAAACAATGAGCAAAGCCTGCAGCTAACCTTAGggtgtgaaaaaaaaaaactcgcgACAGCGACGACACGTTGTAATTTCTCGAGTAATTGCGAGTCATTCTCTAACTTTAATCGTTGACATTGTGCGATTGGCAACCAAAGTCGCGTAAGGAAGTTAGAAAATCCAGGGCCCGATTAATAGAGGCCGCGTGCAACTTTAAGGTGCAAAGCATTGGGGAGATTTCTTCCCGTCGTATCAAAATGAAATCACCTTAGAGCTCTCAAGGTGTGGTATTTCTCTCTTCGTGAGATACTACTTCGTGTGACTTTTCTTATATGGATGCCTATGCTTTTGTTGAGATATTTCATCATCTATCAATCCAACAATCCCCTCTCACCACAAGAAACTTGGAATAAAGACACAAAATTACAAGCTAGTGACATGCGACAAGATTTCCCGTCTTCCAAGATTTGCAAAAGAAGTTTGTCGTAAGATAACTAATTAATCATGTTAGGTCACAGTCTAGCATGAAAACCACTCTTAACGTTACAAATGCTGAGCGTGCATTATACCGGCCATGACTCGTTACATAGTCAAATAGAATTTCACGACCAGACAGTTGCTTCTGATAATGTGAGACCCCTTTTACACGCGCCAATGAGCGAACGGCGTCTGTAAAAGGGGCGCCTCGCGGGCATGTGAATATCATCATTCATTGCATCAGTCGAGGCCTTTTTATCACGCAGTGCGCTTACGGACAGTCCTCACTTCGCAACTTGACACTTGTTGTCGAACAACATTATGCTTCTGAGATTGCTTTTTCGCAAAAGAAATGTATAATAACCACGCGTGATGTACAACAGTACAGAAGTCTCTACGCACAACGAATAGTCACATTCAAATATCAAAAGGGGAAGGATTTGTTCGAGGAATGGTCCCTACGAACTTTATAGTGAATTGCAAATTTACCCTGACCTTTGTGCTCATTGATCCAACTTTCTTCTCTGCCATTGGGTGCACCTGGATTTAATACAACCCATCATAGAGCAACGGGAAAGAAAGGGAATAAACCCTCTGTCTACACCTGAGAGCAATCAAAAGACCCAATAGATCAGATCGAGTGTCTTGTTTTCTTTACCCGGAGCGATATAAGATGCGTGTCAGATCGAGGTGTTAAGAATTCACCCGGTATCGTAATTTGTAACTGATGCTTTGGTAATAATTTTAACCATTCGAGATTACTATGAGAAATGAAATATAATCGATTTTTCTGtgacaaaataaaactttAAAAAATTCAAACCCATTATATTGAATACAGTAAATGTTTTAATACGGGGAATATAGTAAATGTGTACATGCATGATCAAAGTGGGGGGCAACAAGGTTGTTGTGTGAGCTTTGATATATTTCCAGGTACATAGTCTGTAACATTACATGGCCAGGTACGTACCTTCTCAGGTGCATAACAGAAATATAGTACAGTACTAGCACAATTTCCTCgcaggaaaaagaagaatcaAAGTACAATGTTGGTAGTACAACTTTTGTACGAACTTGGATCAATACAACGTAGGATTCTCATGCACCAACACACACAAAAGATTAATCACCACTAAAACCAAAAGTTAGATGGGCAAGGGATCCATGGTTAATTCCTGCCAAGGCGCttctcgctgccgccggcgccggccctgGACCCGGACACTGACAGCTGGGCCCTGACGTCGATCTGGCCTCCGAAATCCGgaaccccgccgccgccgacgctgcGGCCGTTGAtctcggcggcgagctcctcgGCCTCGCGGTGCCGCTGGAGGTACCtgcccatggcggcggcgtagTGGTCGAGGCCGAGGCTGCGCATGGCGTGGCACACGTCGTCGCCGTTCACCGTCTTGCGGCGCTCCCGGCGGCACCGCTGCGAGGCCTCGCCGGTCACGAAGGCGACGAACTCCGTGGCGCACTCCTGGATCGCCTCCTTGGCGCGCTTCGACACCTtcgcctccggcggcagcgccccCTTCATGATCCGCCCCACGTTCGCGATCGGCagcagcccgccgccgccttggtgttcttcttcttccccggggccggcgccggcgccgacggcagAGGTTGATGCATGGCTGATGCGGGGCGTAGGCCCCGGTAGCGTGAACCCGGAGAGATTGAAGGTGTCGCTCATGGCGCCacagcctagctagctaaggaTCGGGGTATATTGGGTATTGGCTGCCGCGCGCGATGGAGACCTCACCGTACCGGCTTGATGTACTTATACAGCAAGAGCCGTACGTACGTGGTCTCTCGCCTTGTTTTACTTTGTTCACTCACTCTCGGCTGTCTggattttttggaaaaatctcaGGCATCTCTATATAGGGTATGTAGTGTTCAACTCTTGTTTAAAGGTGTCATGTCACTCCGGTACAAACATTGTTTCCTATGGAAACCAGGTCTCTAGCTCTTCATCGAGTTAAACCCGCCTCATGTCGACACGTGGACTTACGATGCACTCGTCCCCACAATTCCACCGTTCCCAATCCCAATTGCTTACTCCCTCTTCCCCAATTCCTGATTCACAAACGCGACGGTTTTGTATATATTCCGTTCGCACGCTAGCTCTGTTACTGATGCCAATACCGATCTCACGCCGAAAGAAAAATAGATTGTAGCTCAATGCAATTCGAATCGATTACAGTGTGAAGCAATTTGCGGTCTAGCCTTCTGTCGGTGTTGTCCACCGGCATTCTACAAACCTCATTCATAACACCATTTATTAGTTAATGTCTGACTTGCAACATCTTGGAGAAAATATATTCAGGCTAACTCCTCGACTCATGCGTGGTAGGCAGAGCGGCTATTCTGACGAACCCTACGCTAAGGACGGATTGAAAATGAACGAGAGGTTTGGATCCGGATTGAGCCGGTTCATATTGAAGTTGTTTCGTTAGAGAGTGGTCTGAGATTCGCCAGGGCACGTGTCGTAACTCGTAAGTTGAGGTGGGTCTAACTTGACCGAAGAGTTTTTTTTGACGGGAAATAAACATCAATTAGCTGAGTGGTCGTCAAAAGACCGAGAAGTAACGTGAAACTCCCGGACAGGCCCCGGGAGTGACCCAGCTAGAAGACCAGAGTTATTCATCTCCCTAGCAAATTTAGCAAGGGCGTGTACCAGAACATTACAGGATCTAGGCGCCCAACATACGTTTGATAAAGCTCGGTGATCGCCTCGGCCAGCTCGCGGAGCATGAAGCAGGAAGACGACCGGTCAGTGGGAGCTGCCCTGATTCCCTCCACAAGGACCTTACTGTCACATTCCAGGATGAGATTACCATCAGTGCAGGCACACACAGCTTCCAGGCCCTTAATGCAGGCCATGATTTCTGCTGCCAGCGCCGAGTCACAGCTCCCGGACGCGCCCCATGCGGACGCGACCACTGCCCCCAGCTCCCCACCAGGCATCGCCCGATGAAGGAATAAAACTGGCGTTAGTGTTGAGCTTCATTTGGCTTGAATCTGGCGGCTTCCAAGTAGCAGACTGGCGAAGCAGCTGGCACTCAAGAGCAGGGGGACTGCCCGCCATTGTGGAGTTGGCCTCGCCCAGGGACTGGTCGAGACACCTGCCGAGGATGTCGTCAGGGCTTTTGAGGTTTTCCATTACACTTGAGTAGCTCAAGATGAATTTTGTAGAGGCTTCCAAACTCGCCGTCCCATCTCCGAAGATGATGTCGTTTCTCAGGTGCCACGCTCTCCACCAAATGAAGAGGAGGCGCTGGCGAGTGATCCGATCCGCCGCGTCAAGGATGATGAGGGCCCAGTCAGTGCCAGTCAGCCGGAGATCACATTCATCAGGGAGCACCCAGTCACGGCGCATACGCCGACGTAGAGCAGCAGCTTTGGTGCACGACATGCATGACAGCATGGTAGTTGGATTCCACCTCCCTCCCGCAGATAGAGCACAGCGGGCTAGTTTTCTTCAGACGGTTGCTACGGAGTTCCTGGACCGCAAGGGAATTCGTGACGAGCTTGACCGAAGAGTTAGACCTGGTCCTATTGGATTTCTTCCCAGAGTAGATGTCATACCGACTAAGTATTggtagaaagaaaaaaatcatactaGAAGACATGTTATTTTTCTCATTACATTACACCCCGTTCAGCAAGTGCCGCCTATCCTCACCAATCTCAAAGGAACAGAAAAGGGACCAGCGCTGGCGAAAGGAAGAGGACATGTATGCTTTAAGTGAAGAGTAAAACtttctttcagaaaaaagaagagtagTAAAAACGTGGAGGTACTGTGGATAGAGATGATGGTCCAGGCGGTCGACACCTGCCGACAAGCCGTGCGGTCCTCTCGCGATTTCCAGCGGCGCGGCACGTGGCCGTGGATCCGCCCGGATCAACGTCGAGACGGGAGCCTCATtctctttttctcatttctccTTCTCTCCAGCCTTTGCAAAGGCGACGCGCGGACACTTGAAATTAAACTGGCCACTTGGCCGAAAAAAGCAGCAAATGGCTGTCGGACGGAAGATTGCAGCTTTTCTCGACCAAAAGGGGATCGATGCATGCCGGCGCGCGGTAGCCAATTAGGAGCGGATTGCTAGCTCGTCTTTTGATGCTGTTCCTCCGGGATTTGCTTATCTGGATGGAATTAGTCATTCAGCATTCGAAAACATGTATAccctgctggctgctgcttctgAACCGTATTAGCTGCAAACTCGATCTGCATTGTCTACGAGACCGGCCCGGTCCAGGCACTGTGCAAAGCGGCCCTACACCAGGCCCGTTGACTCGTCTGGGTCTGGCCCTTGAGAATGTACTACCTGTACTGGGGAGTATACATGAAGCTAGCTACACACACACCCCGCGCTTAACTGCTTTCACGAGAATTCCGACGAAGATAGCTACTAGGGGCGGCCGGGAATGGCAGGCCGGGAGGAGACGTAACCATGCTTGGCAGGGCTACTATAATTAAGTTGATGAGCGCATGTCGGAGCAAGCAATCATCCCGCCCGGCCAGCCGGGTCATTCCAGCAGTTACTCAAAGGTCCACCTAGCTTGCAGATGATCTTCAAATCGTACGTTTGCTAGCTGAACTAATTGGCATGAAAATTATACCCCCCCTGTCTGTAAATCCTTACTTTTTTGTTCCATCATTTGATCCCTCAACATGATCAGTGCCTGTGGAGAAATAACACCCGAAAAggggggaaaaaagaaaatccttgtactccctccgccgAGACAAGCGTTTACTGTACTTCACTAAGTTCGGCGTGGGAGTAAGTTTGACTGCCCAGCTGAGATCGACCTGCTAGCTAATTTCTGCaaataataaaatgaaaaaactAGTAGTAACTAAATAGAAATCCTTGCTCATTAATTTTCTCCACCTAGCTAGGGTTCGGTTGTATTATTTAGAAATTCAATTACAAATACACCTAAATAGAATAGTTAATATTAGCTAGAGATTTTGTATTAACCTACAAACCTTTGTgtctactccttccgtccttTCTATAACGTACATATGTTCTATCTTTGTCCTAATTCATTTTCTTAAAGGGTGACCAATTAATTTATAGAAAATACATTAATATCTACAGTATAAAATAAGTACATTGTAAAGATATACACCAtgacggatttaataaaactaatttagatttgtaaatgttggtagattttctatcaatttggtcaaaatttgaagGTTTTACTTTAGGACAAAggtagaacatcttataaaagaacggagggagtatatattaaCACAATTTGCAAATCTGCAACTATATGTAAGACTTAAAAATAATTCAAATCGCCAAAAGATATTATTTTGTCATGCATTGCTGGCTCTAGCTAGGGTTATGAACTGACGTCCCGACTCCCAAATGAGCAATAATCTAGGAGCACTTAGATTTAGCTAGGACAGTCGCTAGCTACAACCGGCCGGCCGATCCAGTGCTGAgtgcagctagctgaacactTGTCTCTCTTCAACAGTACATAGTACCTTGATAACTTAATTGTGAAGCAGAGATTTAATCATTCCAACTACAAACGCATGTGCATTATTGTACTACCTGTCAGCTGCGTGCCAAAAGAAATAAGGCATTTTGAAAGGTCAAAATGCTGCTTGAAGACCCTTTGGAGAAATTATGAAGAATGCACCATTATGGATCTATACTTTTCAGAGGCATACTTTCATACATGCAAGCCGATACGTACATGTATTCCAGTAATAGGAAATTGAACACTCCCATAGCTCTAGATCATGATGGGCTGGGAACATGCAAAACTAAGAAGAttctaaatttgaatttgaactaaaacaacgacaagaatttatgaacggagaaagtacgtacgtacttaTGCTAGAAAGACAATATATGAGCTTAATTTCTTGCACTAAGCTGGTCAAGGAATAAAATGGCCTGCAACACCTCAGACCGAGTTCTTAATTTTCTTACAAAAATTAAGGAACATCAATTTCTGCGTCCTATATTGAACATTTAAGCTAGCTAGACTGCGCATGATACACCGATTGATGAGAATAGTACTAACTATGTAACTATGTACACCAGCATATTGGAAGTACTCGAAACCTAGTAACTTCGGCAATGAATAAAGAACAAAACTATTTATACCAATCGGGTGTGATTCCATATATGCACAAACATGCACACCCTATATTTCAAGACTGAATTTTCGTGACATCTCTATGAGTGAATTTATATAGACACCGCGGCTAATTAATTCGTCCTCTCATTTCGCTGTAAACTGACAAATAAGTCTATCCATATCAAAATAAGGAATTGAATTAAAGTAAAATATTTGTAtgtgtgttgttgttctcgacaacaattagaggaaggggtgccaatgctcgatggcacaagtgcgggtataaaagtaggacgTGTACGCCGGTCTTATAGCGAATGTcgtcgtacacttggacaagttgacacatcaatattttttgaataggttcggtcgaccctgcgggtgcgacttaatcctatgttaggaaaggcttcgagggggttgttagccaagggcctaggccgagcggatcttcccaaaacaccttttagcgagagattcgtcgaggcagcctcgtacttggaccgaacgcgtctttccaagtatcgaggttaggataccctcgaaattctaacccaaccccttctcctttgagcccgtgccaaccaaggttagctcgaagcctcgaaactagagtcccctagaagacttccttgaggccgatcgactttcagtcgagagcggcgcgcgagagcgaaccttagagggagcactctagccctctccccttgagtttattcaggtaagagtgaatggtacatgcccccatggagGGTATTTATAGtttaggggtccatgacaaaagatcatggctacccttgagggagagagaaaagtgagggTAAATTggtaaaaatagttttttggtccataacttttgtgtgcaccatgaaagggaaagtgagggttggtccatggaccaaaagcctcatccccacacatttcttgccccctactctaaCTCATTCCACCCCTTGACCATAgtatgagaggcttgacttgttgacttgtcttcttttgccacgtaggattgactgcgccacgtgggcatcttgactcatgcttaagaaatgttgacttagtcgtcgccgcgtaggatttacggtccggcccatataaggattttattttactacaacggTATGTAATCAAGTCAATAGAGAAGATACACAATATTTGAGCTTGCAAAAACATTTAATTATTTCTATCCATAATTACATGGTGGACCTTCGGAAATTTTTACCTGGAAATGTTAGTAAAATTATAGTTGTTATACAATAATAGAATTTTTGCTGACAAACTTAATGATAGTATCACTACTACTCAACTTATATACTAGCACGATACATGTGCTAGTGGACTAAAAGAAGTAGACTACATACTTAAAGAAAATCGTACTGTATGTACTTTCATTCATTCTCATATGAAATAATCCACCGTATGTATCATCTAAATTATTTGTGCCAAATCAACACATGACGTGATCTTAAGGTGATAGACTGACACCACCAATTGAGATCTTTACAGGAGTAAATTATATGTAGACTAACTAGCCATGCAGGAGTAAATACCCATGCATTGCTACGGATAACAAATATACCACATATTGCAGATAAACTAGACTAAAAAACCCATTATTATATATTAGTGAAacttgctactccctccgaccggtattacttgtctcaaatttgtccaaatacggatgtatctatgtgtaaaaagtgtctagatacatgtaataattcgacaagtaattccggccggagggagtaataaatttATCTCAACTTTGGTGACAAACATCTCCACCATCTTAATTAGTATCTTGCATATTACATTACACAGAGCTGATCATGAGTTCTTGCTAACAATATAACAAGGTGAGGAGCAAGCAATTAACGGACCGCCTTCACTTATTGACTCTTTCATAGGAGTAAGGATAGTCAAATTAGAGAAGTTTGGTATTTGCACACTTTCACAAAATTATATTTAGCTCACCATGCAAACAGTCTTCTTCTGAAGGCAATGGTTTTGCTGCGGTTTCAAAAATAAGGTATATATGTATAAGTACTCACACAATCATATATTTGCTTGCTGggagtacggagtacaaaCTAACCCAATCATATGGACATTAAAAAAGAAGGAACAGCGCACATATAATACTTTGTAAATCTAGCTAGAGCCTGCTTGAGAGAGAAAGTCAACAcaagctctctctctctctctctctgttgtTAAATATATAGATGAAGTTTTGGACATATATAGGCACAGGCTTCAGTACGTAACTTGGATTGTTTGTTTTCATACTGAAATGTTAATTAAAAACACAAACATATGATATATATTAGCAAAGCACTTTATGTGACTAATCCAATGAAAGTGTATCACTGAGTCACAGTACTGAGACACCCATctgaattgtttttttattatatGTAATATTCAAAGCAGGAGAGATTTGTGTGCACACTTCATATAAATGACATCGTCCAACAAATATTTAATCTGCTCTAAAAAATGGTTGGTTGGTTATGAACTTtatgcgcaaaaaaaaaggattggTTATGAACATAAAGGATGCAGCACAAAATTCCTCAAATGTCAATATACACTCGGAACAGAAATGAATTAATAATTAAGTTAGCTTGCCAGTAGTACTCAGAAAATAATATAAATTAATCCTCCTCAACATATGCATGAGATAGCTTGCCAGGAGTACCAACTAACCCAATCACATCCAAATCAATTAAGACCGGAGAAACCAAGCACATGGATAATTTGCAAATTAATCTAGAACAAACCTTACTGAACTTGATAACAAAAATGAACTTCACTGAACACCGTGCCTTTGATGCGCAGAAATGCTACACACACATTAATTGGACACCGAATTAATCATCAGATCGAATCGATCCTAGAAAATTTACTTAATTCCCCACTTAATTCCGCCGtgtcttcttctccttcttcgtGGATCGTAGCGACCCCCCTCTTGTTCCACTAGCTACTCCTAATTCTGCCACTAGCTACTCGCCTCCTCTAAAGATTCAActttgtgtgtgtgagagagagagggggtaAAATGTTAACTAGAGCTAGCTAGTTCTTGAAATACTGCCTGATGATAAATCGACAGCTAGATAGCGTAAATCAAAACTGCCTGGAGCCGCTGTTATTATTATCGGGCCTATCCATGGCGTCGAACATGAAATgacctgcggcggcggcggcggcggaagaggaagcagcagggtggtcggcgccggcctggaagccggcggcggcgccgcgggaggatgcggcggcggcggcgcggtcgccCTCGAGCTCGCGGAACTTGAGGAGGTACCTGCGCATGGGGTCGACGTAGTCGTCGAATCCCAGGGCGGAGAAGGCCCAGCAGACGTCGTCCCCGTTGACGGTCTTGCGCTTCTCCTTGTGGCACTTGTCGGAAGCCTCCCCGGTCACGAAGCTGATGAACTCCGACACGCACTCCTGCatcgtctccttggcctccttgGAGATCTTGGCGTTCGGGGGCAGGATCTGCTTCATGATCCGCCCCACGTTCGCGATCGGCAGCAGCCTGTCTTGCTCCTTGATCCCCATCCCCTGATCCTGCTGCTCCCCTGATCCGCCTCCTGCTTCCAGCAGCCGCCGCTCcgggcttccgccgccgccgccatggtaGTCGGCCATGGCACAGAGCTTGCTTGCTAgcgaccttcttcttcttcttctatatcgggcaagctagctagcagctggCTCGATCTTGCCCCTTTTATACTGTGGCTACTGTGGGTGGGAGCTGGACTGGACAGTGGACACTTGTCTCGGCGGTGCTCTGGCCGTGGTGCTTACACTACACTTGTAAGTGAGGATCGATATATCgagtaggaggaggagagtATAAATGGCATATGCTGCTCCTGCTTGCTGGCTGGCTTCTGTTGGTGGCCGGGGGGTTGAATTGTCGCCGGGGGCATGTGGCCCCCCCGGGCTCTGATGGCTCTCTGTTGCTCTGCCCGTAGGACCGAGCTAGCCAGCCCTCTCTGCAGCCTGCAAATAGCTAGCTACTGTAACCAGCTaggctagctaagctagccgGTCGACCGGATCCATAATCTTGCATGTCACACGTGTCCCGGGGGGCTCCTTGTTTCTGGCTGGTTGGCTGTGTTTGGGTTTCCGTTTGCCTTGTCTCTAACATGCCCGGCCTGCACTTAATTAGCTAGTGTAGTGTATGGCTCTCTAGATCTTGGATGTGTTTGGAGATAGGAGAGGTCATTGTCGGCCTGCAGTCAGTATGGCTCTGATGCATTGGTGGACTCACCGGCGGGCGGACGGTCGACAGTAACACATCCTTCCGTAAGGGTTTCCAGTTTCGGACTGAAATTTGTGAATTTCGACGAATGTCAGTTCTTTTGGAGGGGTAATTCTTTCTGTCAAATTTTCAGTCTTATTGGAATTTCGTGCGCCTTTCAACTTCAGAACAAGCCCGCTCGACTTATTTTGTGcatctgcatcaaaatgatgcacaccGACATATTTTAATTGATTTATCATAAAacctgccaaaaaaaaatacattgatCCAACAAGTCAAAACTATCAATCTATGCCTACAAGCCTGATTAACGAATGCGTTCTAGTCGCTATTTTAACCCGTTTGTTTTGCTGCTGAAATTCCATCCAAAATTTGGTTTGAATTTTAAATTTGTCACTTCGTCCGAAAATAGGGCTGAAATTTCCAGAGTTCACGAAATTCGGTACTTTCGGACAGGGTCCAAAAAACACATCCGAAATTCAAAACCTTATTTACAACAACGGCTAGCCTCTGGACTCTGATTGTCTCCTGCAAATTAATACTAACCATGCATTTACGGTCCATGTCCATGCACAGGGAACGGAGGACCTAGCTAGGTCGTAAAGCTAAAGCTAGATCACGAGTTACAACACTACGCTGCAGACTCGATCCAGATCTGTAAACACAGGGCAGCAGCCAGTACTAGCTACTACTGAAGGTGTTTACTCGATGTAGAAAGCTAGAGCCAGACGTACGGGTACAACAATTAGTAATTCTTCGAGCGATATCCGCAACACGCAAGATAcatatagagatagatcaattAAAAATTAGATGTTGCACTTAGCACGTAAACATAAGTACGCCTCGGTTTCACGAATGCGATCGATGTGTACTTATATGTGCGTGTTAtacaatatatttttctgtattatatatttatatactctgcttatatatatatagtactaTGCTGTGTGCATCGTATCTGATTTGGTATATTCTGTTGAGCTCCAAGGGGCGAGGAACTGATGCATACATCCATCCCGATGATGAGTTCATCTGATCGACCATGAACACATATTCATTCAGCTACTCATGTATATGCCGTGTGGCCATCTGGATCGAGCATTGTTCGTTTCTGCCTAGTGGAGGGAGAGGATATATATTAGACAagtgtacatatatataatgGGCGCGTGCCTGCTAGCTGGGATAAAATCAAGCGTGCCTAGCTAGACAAAATTGCGCGTCCCGGTCGGTCGTTTGACCACGCCATACATGTTGGGTGAATCAAGACAATATTAATCGATCATATATATTAGGGTTTTAATTAGAACCTaacctctaaaaaaaatattac
The Brachypodium distachyon strain Bd21 chromosome 2, Brachypodium_distachyon_v3.0, whole genome shotgun sequence genome window above contains:
- the LOC112270874 gene encoding nuclear transcription factor Y subunit B-4-like, producing the protein MSDTFNLSGFTLPGPTPRISHASTSAVGAGAGPGEEEEHQGGGGLLPIANVGRIMKGALPPEAKVSKRAKEAIQECATEFVAFVTGEASQRCRRERRKTVNGDDVCHAMRSLGLDHYAAAMGRYLQRHREAEELAAEINGRSVGGGGVPDFGGQIDVRAQLSVSGSRAGAGGSEKRLGRN
- the LOC100833879 gene encoding nuclear transcription factor Y subunit B-1, producing the protein MADYHGGGGGSPERRLLEAGGGSGEQQDQGMGIKEQDRLLPIANVGRIMKQILPPNAKISKEAKETMQECVSEFISFVTGEASDKCHKEKRKTVNGDDVCWAFSALGFDDYVDPMRRYLLKFRELEGDRAAAAASSRGAAAGFQAGADHPAASSSAAAAAAGHFMFDAMDRPDNNNSGSRQF